Within Serratia odorifera, the genomic segment CCGAATTCCAGACCCTAAGGTTTATCTGCGAGCATGCCGGCTGCGGCAAGATCATTCAGGATAGCAGCCTGGTAACCCGATAGATTTCATGGTGCAGCAAGACGGCGACCGAACGCATCCCCAGCAGCTTGGCTTGTCAGCCGACGGGGAGATGAGGGAGCCGATATCGTTGCGGCATGAAAGGTGAAGGGACGTTGGCTATTCGCAGTATTTTCTAGATAAACTTGGAGGTTTTCATGGCTGTCGCTGCCAACAAACGTTCGGTAATGACGCTGTTTTCTGGCCCGACCGACATTTTTAGCCATCAAGTACGTATCGTACTGGCGGAGAAAGGTGTCAGCGTCGAGATTGAGCAGGTTGAGATGGATAACCTGCCGCAGGATCTGATTGACCTCAATCCTTACCAAACGGTACCAACGCTGGTCGATCGCGAGCTGACCCTGTATGAATCCCGCATCATCATGGAATACCTTGATGAGCGCTTCCCGCACCCGCCGTTGATGCCGGTTTACCCGGTGGCACGTGGCGAAAGCCGCCTGTGGATGCAGCGTATCGAGAAAGACTGGTATACGCTGATGTACAAAATCGAGCGTGGCACCGGCCAGGAAGCCGAGGCGGCGCGCAAGCAGCTGCGTGAAACGCTGATCGAAATCGCACCGGTATTCAATATCAAGCCGTATTTCCTCAGCGATGAATTCAGCCTGGTCGATTGCTACCTGGCGCCGTTGCTGTGGCGTTTGCCGCAGATGGGCATCGAGCTGAACGGTGCTGGCTCCAAAGAGCTGAAAGGTTACATGACTCGCGTATTCGAGCGCGATGCGTTCCTGGCCTCCCTGACCGAAGCCGAGCGCGAAATGCGCCTGCAAACTCGGGGCTAAGCAGCATGGATATGTCCCAGATGACACCGCGCCGTCCCTACCTGTTACGCGCGTTCTATGACTGGTTGCTCGACAACCAGCTGACGCCGCATCTGGTGGTTGATGTTACGCGCCCCGATGTGCAGGTGCCGATGGAGTTCGCGCGCGACGGCCAGATTGTGCTGAACATTGCGTCGCGTGCGGTGGGCAATCTGCAACTGGGTGATAACGACGTGAGCTTCAACGCGCGCTTTGGCGGCGTACCGCGCCAGGTACTGGTGCCAATGGCCGCAGTACTGGCGATTTACGCGCGTGAAAACGGCGCCGGCACCATGTTCGAACCGGAAGCCGCGTATGAAGCTGAAGGCACCTTTGAGGGGCTGGACAACGAGACAGTGCCGTCCGAAAGCCTGATGTCGGTGATTGACGGCGATCGTCCGGACGCCGGTGACGATCGTGATCCGGATGACGAGCCGCCACAGCCACCGCGCGGTGGTCGCCCGGCATTGCGCGTCGTCAAGTAACGTTAGCGCAAAAAGAAAAAGGTACAGCATGGCTGTACCTTTTTTTATGCTGGTAAGCGAGACCCGACGGCGCCATGTAACGCCCGGCATAGGCCGGGCAGCGCGGGCGATTACACTTCCAGATAGTTGAGGATGCCGTCGGCAGCCTTGCGCCCTTCGGCAATCGCCGTGACCACCAGATCCGAGCCGCGCACCGCATCACCGCCGGCAAAGATTTTCGGGTTGCTGGTCTGGAAGGCGTTTTCGATACCTTCCTGTGCGACGATGCGCCCCTGCTTATCCAATTGCACGTCGTGGGCCGCCAGCCAATCCATCTGGTGCGGGCGGAAGCCAAACGCCATGACCACCGCATCGGCGTCAAGAACGTGCTCGGAGCCCGGTACCTGCTCGGCGACCTGGCGGCCATTGGCATCTGGCGCACCCAGCTGAGTACGCACCATCTTAACGCCGGCAACGCGGCCGGCGCTGTTGAGTTCGATGCTCAGCGGTTGCAGGTTGAATTTGAACTCAACCCCTTCCTCGCGGGCGTTTTTGACTTCACGCTTGGAGCCCGGCATGTTGACTTCGTCACGACGGTAGGCGCAGGTGACCTGCGTAGCGCCTTGACGAATCGAGGTCCGCACGCAGTCCATGGCGGTATCACCACCGCCCAGCACCACCACGCGTTTGCCTTCCATACTGACGTAGGGCTCCTGCACGCTGGCGTCGTAGCCCATCAGCTGCTTGGTATTGGCAATCAGGAACGGCAGCGCGTCGTACACCCCCGGCGCGTCTTCGTTGTCCAGTCCACCGCGCATCGATTGGTAGGTGCCGACCCCAAGGAACACCGCGTCGTAGTCGTTCAACAGCGCATCCATGGTGACGTCTTTGCCGACTTCGGTATTGAGCTGGAACTCGATGCCCATCTCACTGAAGATGTGACGGCGTTTGACCATTACCTCTTTTTCCAGCTTGAAGGCCGGAATGCCGAAGGTCAGCAGGCCGCCGATCTCGGGGTGACGATCGTAAACCACCGCTTTCACGCCGTTGCGGGTCAGTACGTCGGCACAGGCCAGGCCGGCTGGGCCGGCACCGATGATTGCCACGCGCTTGCCGGTCGGCTGCACGTGCGACATATCGGGTTTCCAGCCCATCTCGATTGCTTTATCGCTGATATAGCGTTCGATATTGCCGATGGTCACTGCGCCGAATTCGTCGTTCAGGGTACATGACCCCTCGCACAGACGATCCTGGGGACACACGCGGCCGCAGACTTCCGGCAGGCTGTTGGTCTGGTGTGCCAGATCCGCCGCCTCCATGATGCGACCCTCGTTAGCCAGCTTCAGCCAGTTCGGAATGTAGTTGTGAACTGGACACTTCCATTCGCAGTAAGGGTTGCCGCACGACAGGCAACGGTCTGCCTGCGCTTTCGCCTGGGTTTCCGAAAACGGCTCGTAAATCTCTACAAACTCAATTTTACGGATCTTCAGCGGTTTCTTTGGCGGATCAACGCGCTGCAAGTCGATAAATTGATACACATTCTGACTCATTGATGACCTCTTACTGCGCCTGAACCCGCAGCTCGGCTGCGGAACGACTACGGTGACCCAATAATGCCTTCACATCACTGGACTTCGGCTTGACCAGCGCGAACTTCGACGCCCATTCCGGCCAGTTGGCCAGAATTTCCTCGGCGCGTGCAGAGCCGGTCGCCTGCACGTGCTCGGTAATCAGGCCTCGCAGGTGTTCTTCATGGATCGCCAACTGATCGACGTCCAATACCTCTACCAGCTCCGGGTTCACGCGTTTACGGAATTCACCGTCTTCATCCAATACGTAGGCAAAGCCGCCGGTCATGCCGGCACCAAAGTTGATGCCGGTTTTGCCCAGCACACAGACGATGCCGCCGGTCATGTATTCGCAGCCATTATCGCCGATGCCTTCAACGACGGTGATGGCACCGGAGTTGCGCACCGCAAAACGTTCGCCCGCACGGCCAGCGGCGAACAGCTTGCCGCCGGTGGCGCCATACAGGCAGGTATTGCCGATGATGCTGGCCTCAAAACTGCGGAAGGCGGAGCCGACCGGTGGACGAACGGCGATGCTGCCGCCAGCCATGCCCTTGCCGACATAGTCGTTGGCGTCGCCGGTCAGGGTCAGCTCAACGCCGCCGGCGTTCCATACGCCGAAGCTCTGGCCGGCGGTGCCGGAGAAGTGCGCCTTGATCGGATCCGCCGCCATACCCTGATCGCCATGTACCGCAGCAATTGCGCCGGACAGCGTTGCCCCCACTGAACGGTCGGTGTTGCGAATATCAAAGTAGAACGTCTTGCTGTGTTTCGCTTCGATAAACGGTTCAGCCTGTGCCAGCAGCTCTTTATTCAGCAGACCGCGGTCGAACGCCGGGTTGCTGCTTTCGGTGCAATACACCGCCTTGCCCGGATGCGGCGTAGCGGTTTGCAGCAACGGCGACAGATCCAGCTTGTTCTGCTTGGCGGAAATGCCGTCCAGTTCGGTGAGGAACTCGGTGCGGCCAATCAGATCCACCAGTTGGCTGACCCCCAGCGACGCCATGATCTCGCGGGTTTCCCGTGCGATAAACTGGAAGTAATTGGTCACGCGTTCCGGCAAGCCGTGATAATGGTCACGGCGCAGTTTTTCATCCTGAGTGGCTACGCCGGTGGCGCAGTTGTTCAGGTGGCAGATACGCAGGTATTTACAGCCGAGCGCTACCATTGGCCCGGTGCCGAAGCCGAAGCTTTCCGCGCCGAGGATTGCGGCTTTGACGATGTCGACGCCGGTCTTCAGACCGCCATCAACCTGCAGGCGGATCTTGTGACGCAGACCGTTGGCTACCAGCGCCTGCTGAGTTTCTACCAGGCCGAGTTCCCACGGACAGCCG encodes:
- the sspA gene encoding stringent starvation protein SspA is translated as MAVAANKRSVMTLFSGPTDIFSHQVRIVLAEKGVSVEIEQVEMDNLPQDLIDLNPYQTVPTLVDRELTLYESRIIMEYLDERFPHPPLMPVYPVARGESRLWMQRIEKDWYTLMYKIERGTGQEAEAARKQLRETLIEIAPVFNIKPYFLSDEFSLVDCYLAPLLWRLPQMGIELNGAGSKELKGYMTRVFERDAFLASLTEAEREMRLQTRG
- the sspB gene encoding ClpXP protease specificity-enhancing factor, producing the protein MDMSQMTPRRPYLLRAFYDWLLDNQLTPHLVVDVTRPDVQVPMEFARDGQIVLNIASRAVGNLQLGDNDVSFNARFGGVPRQVLVPMAAVLAIYARENGAGTMFEPEAAYEAEGTFEGLDNETVPSESLMSVIDGDRPDAGDDRDPDDEPPQPPRGGRPALRVVK
- a CDS encoding glutamate synthase small subunit, producing MSQNVYQFIDLQRVDPPKKPLKIRKIEFVEIYEPFSETQAKAQADRCLSCGNPYCEWKCPVHNYIPNWLKLANEGRIMEAADLAHQTNSLPEVCGRVCPQDRLCEGSCTLNDEFGAVTIGNIERYISDKAIEMGWKPDMSHVQPTGKRVAIIGAGPAGLACADVLTRNGVKAVVYDRHPEIGGLLTFGIPAFKLEKEVMVKRRHIFSEMGIEFQLNTEVGKDVTMDALLNDYDAVFLGVGTYQSMRGGLDNEDAPGVYDALPFLIANTKQLMGYDASVQEPYVSMEGKRVVVLGGGDTAMDCVRTSIRQGATQVTCAYRRDEVNMPGSKREVKNAREEGVEFKFNLQPLSIELNSAGRVAGVKMVRTQLGAPDANGRQVAEQVPGSEHVLDADAVVMAFGFRPHQMDWLAAHDVQLDKQGRIVAQEGIENAFQTSNPKIFAGGDAVRGSDLVVTAIAEGRKAADGILNYLEV